CTATTGATTGATATGAAAGTTTCTGTTGTAACACCAAATTATAATGGGGAAAGATTTTTGAAAGCTTTCTTCGAATCACTTAATGGCGAAAGCGAGCATATTGGAGAGGTCATAATCATTGATAACGGATCCAAGGACAATAGTTTAGAGTTTATCAGGAACAATTCATTTGATTTTTCTGTTATTGTCATTGAAAACCAGGAAAATAGAGGTTTTGCTCCAGCTGTTAACCAGGGGATTTTAAAAGCCAAATATGAATATATATTCTCTTTAAACAATGATACTGAAGTTAAAAAAGGTTCTATTAAGCATATGGTGGATTTAATTTCTTCACGTCAGGATATATTTTCTGTTCAGGCAAAAATGCTTCAATATGACAATAAGGATTTGATTGACGATGTTGGCGATGAATATAATCTTCTTGCATGGACAAAAAAGACGGGTGAAAATCATCCCTCTGATGAATATGTTGAGGTCGGGGAGATATTTTCAAGCTGTGCAGGTGCGGCCCTTTATAAAAAGTCACTCCTTGAGGAACTTGGAATGTTTGATGATAAGTATTTTGCTTATATGGAGGATGTGGATTTGGCAATACGCTCAAAAATAAACGGCTATCATAATCTGTTATGTCCGCAGGCTGTTGTTTATCATATTGGAAGTGCAACAAGTGGTAGCAGGCACAATGAATTTAAAGTACGTCTTGCTGCCCGTAACAATGTATGGACGGTTTATAAAAATATTCCGATTCCATTAAAGATTTTAAATTTTATATTTCTGTTTTTAGGATTTTTAATTAAATATATTTTCTTTTTAAAGAAAGGTTTCGGTCCGGTTTATCTTTCAGGAATTAAAGAAGGTTTATCCAGAAGAAATGAAATTCAAAAAACCAAATTCCATTGGAAAAATACAATAAACTATTTAAAAATGGAATATAGATTAATTATTAACACAATTAAATTTTTAAAAAGGTAAATTATGGATCTTTCGGTTGTAATTGTAAATTATCAGACTTTTGAGTTGACAAGAGACACAGTTAACTCAATTTTTAAATATTCCTATCCTTTCACCATAGAAGTCATCGTCGTTGACAACGCTTCAAGTGATGACAGTTTAGAAAAGTTGAAGGATTATTTTAAAGACAGCGTTAAGTTTATCTCATCTGATGAAAATAAGGGTTTTGCAGCTGGAAATAATTTGGCTTTAAGGCAGCTTTCAAGCGATTATGTGCTGCTTTTAAATTCGGATACTGTTGTTTGGGAGAATACTTTAGAAAGCATTTATAATTATATGGAAAGTCATGGGGATGTCGGAGCCTGCGGATGCAGGGTAAGGCTGGAAAACGGAGATTTGGACAAGGCATGCAAAAGAACCTTTCCGAACGTTAAGAATTCTTTTTTCAGGCTGTTTCATATTCCAACCAAAAGCAAGGATGACAATTACAATCTGACAGATTTGCCGGATGGCGAGGTCTATGAAATTGACTGTCTTACAGGCGCATTCATGTTTATTAGAGGTAAAGCCTTGGATGATGCCGGTCTTCTGGATGAAACGTTTTTTATGTATGGTGAGGATATTGACTTGTGCTACCGAATAAAACAGGCGGGCTGGAAGATAGTTTATTATGGAAAATCTTCAATAACACACCTTAAGGGTGCCAGCAGTAAAAAACAAAAAAATAAACTTATTTATGAGTTTTATCGTGCAATGTATATTTATTATAAAAAACACCATGCACATGAATCTTCATTCATTGTAAATATTATTGTTTACATTGGAATAGCTGTTTTATGCATTATAAAGCTATTTTTAAATTTGTTTAAAACTAAAAGTTAAATATGATATCTACCAATATATTTATAACTAGTTTTTTTGGTAGTTATTATGATAAAGGAAAATCAGCGATTATTGAATATTAGTTTGGTACTGCTTGATGTTTTAGTTGTTGTAGTATCACTAGCAAGTTC
This portion of the uncultured Methanobrevibacter sp. genome encodes:
- a CDS encoding glycosyltransferase family 2 protein, with product MKVSVVTPNYNGERFLKAFFESLNGESEHIGEVIIIDNGSKDNSLEFIRNNSFDFSVIVIENQENRGFAPAVNQGILKAKYEYIFSLNNDTEVKKGSIKHMVDLISSRQDIFSVQAKMLQYDNKDLIDDVGDEYNLLAWTKKTGENHPSDEYVEVGEIFSSCAGAALYKKSLLEELGMFDDKYFAYMEDVDLAIRSKINGYHNLLCPQAVVYHIGSATSGSRHNEFKVRLAARNNVWTVYKNIPIPLKILNFIFLFLGFLIKYIFFLKKGFGPVYLSGIKEGLSRRNEIQKTKFHWKNTINYLKMEYRLIINTIKFLKR
- a CDS encoding glycosyltransferase family 2 protein, translating into MDLSVVIVNYQTFELTRDTVNSIFKYSYPFTIEVIVVDNASSDDSLEKLKDYFKDSVKFISSDENKGFAAGNNLALRQLSSDYVLLLNSDTVVWENTLESIYNYMESHGDVGACGCRVRLENGDLDKACKRTFPNVKNSFFRLFHIPTKSKDDNYNLTDLPDGEVYEIDCLTGAFMFIRGKALDDAGLLDETFFMYGEDIDLCYRIKQAGWKIVYYGKSSITHLKGASSKKQKNKLIYEFYRAMYIYYKKHHAHESSFIVNIIVYIGIAVLCIIKLFLNLFKTKS